One Faecalispora anaeroviscerum genomic window carries:
- a CDS encoding glucose-1-phosphate adenylyltransferase, with protein MLPKQEVVAMLLAGGQGSRLGVLTKNLAKPAVPYGGKYRIIDFPLSNCVNSGIETVGVLTQYQPLVLNDYIGSGQPWDLDSMDAGVHMLAPYQRGRKADWYKGTANAIYQNIPFIERYHPDYVVILSGDHIYKMDYSRMVAYHKEKEADCTIAQIEVPWEEASRFGILNTREDGSIYEFDEKPKKPKSNKASMGVYVFSWNKLRKYLEQDEATPQSSNDFGKDLLPTMLDAGERMFAYEFSGYWKDVGTIESLWESNMDLLNPHTELDLGEPSWKIYSRNPVMPPHYLSPEAMVQNSLIAEGCNVYGEVDFTVLFAGTYIAPGAIVRDSIIMPGSRVEEGAVVQYAIVSENAVIGKGAVIGARPEDMDDKSKWGVAVVGENCVIAPGTVVPAKAMIDAEEVAK; from the coding sequence ATGTTGCCAAAACAAGAAGTTGTCGCCATGCTGCTGGCCGGCGGGCAAGGCAGCCGCTTGGGGGTGCTGACCAAAAATCTGGCAAAGCCTGCGGTGCCCTACGGCGGAAAGTATCGGATTATTGATTTCCCGCTTTCCAACTGTGTTAATTCCGGAATTGAAACGGTGGGGGTGCTTACTCAGTACCAGCCTCTGGTACTGAATGATTACATAGGCAGCGGCCAGCCTTGGGATCTTGACAGCATGGATGCCGGTGTTCATATGCTGGCACCGTATCAGCGCGGACGCAAGGCCGATTGGTACAAGGGAACGGCAAATGCCATTTATCAGAATATTCCCTTTATCGAGAGGTACCACCCAGACTATGTGGTAATCCTTTCGGGTGATCATATTTACAAGATGGATTACTCGAGGATGGTTGCATATCATAAGGAGAAAGAAGCGGACTGCACCATTGCTCAGATCGAGGTGCCTTGGGAAGAGGCTTCGCGTTTTGGCATCCTGAATACTCGCGAGGATGGCTCCATCTACGAGTTTGATGAAAAACCTAAAAAACCGAAAAGCAACAAAGCCTCCATGGGGGTTTACGTGTTCTCGTGGAACAAGCTGCGAAAATATCTGGAGCAGGATGAAGCCACCCCCCAATCCTCCAACGATTTTGGCAAGGATCTTCTGCCAACGATGCTGGATGCGGGCGAGAGAATGTTTGCTTACGAGTTCAGCGGCTACTGGAAGGACGTCGGGACGATTGAAAGCCTGTGGGAATCGAACATGGATTTGCTCAACCCGCATACCGAGCTGGATTTGGGCGAGCCTTCGTGGAAAATCTATTCCCGCAACCCGGTGATGCCGCCGCATTACCTTTCACCGGAGGCCATGGTGCAGAATTCGCTGATTGCCGAAGGCTGCAACGTGTACGGCGAGGTGGATTTTACGGTGCTGTTTGCCGGCACTTATATTGCGCCGGGTGCGATCGTGCGCGATTCGATCATTATGCCGGGCAGCAGGGTGGAAGAGGGCGCTGTTGTTCAGTATGCCATAGTTTCTGAAAATGCTGTCATCGGCAAGGGCGCCGTGATTGGGGCCAGGCCCGAGGATATGGACGATAAATCCAAGTGGGGAGTCGCTGTGGTAGGAGAAAACTGCGTGATCGCGCCCGGCACGGTAGTGCCGGCTAAGGCGATGATCGACGCGGAGGAGGTGGCGAAATAA
- the gap gene encoding type I glyceraldehyde-3-phosphate dehydrogenase, with amino-acid sequence MSIKIGINGFGRIGRLVFRAAVAQPDVFEIVGINDPFIDLDYMVYMVKYDTMHGRFEGEIGTQGGKLVVNGTAINVHSEKDPSNIPWGADGAEYVVESTGVFATKEKASSHIAAGAKKVVISAPAKDDTPTFVCGVNLDVYTSDMTVVSNASCTTNCLAPLVKVINDKFGIAEGLMTTVHSTTATQKTVDGPSAKDWRGGRAASGNIIPSSTGAAKAATLVIPQLKGKLTGMSFRVPTLDVSVVDLTCRLEKSATYEEICAAVKGASENEMKGILGYTEDAVVSSDFLGDPRTSIFDAEAGIMLNPNFVKLVSWYDNEWGYSNKVLDLIKHMFSVDHK; translated from the coding sequence ATGTCTATTAAAATTGGCATCAACGGATTTGGCCGAATCGGCCGTCTGGTCTTCCGTGCGGCGGTGGCTCAGCCGGATGTATTCGAGATCGTCGGGATCAACGATCCCTTCATTGATCTGGATTACATGGTGTACATGGTAAAGTACGATACGATGCACGGCAGATTTGAGGGCGAAATCGGCACACAGGGTGGCAAGCTGGTTGTAAACGGCACAGCAATCAACGTTCATTCAGAAAAGGACCCCTCTAACATTCCGTGGGGCGCTGACGGCGCAGAATATGTTGTGGAATCCACTGGTGTATTCGCCACAAAAGAAAAGGCCTCGTCTCACATTGCGGCCGGCGCAAAGAAGGTTGTTATTTCCGCTCCGGCCAAGGATGACACCCCCACATTTGTATGCGGCGTCAACCTCGATGTATATACCTCCGATATGACGGTTGTTTCCAACGCATCCTGCACCACCAACTGCCTGGCTCCGCTGGTGAAGGTCATCAACGATAAGTTCGGCATCGCAGAAGGCCTGATGACGACGGTTCACTCCACCACCGCTACTCAGAAGACCGTAGACGGCCCCTCCGCGAAAGATTGGAGAGGCGGCAGAGCGGCTTCCGGCAATATCATTCCTTCGTCCACCGGCGCGGCGAAGGCTGCGACTCTGGTGATCCCTCAGCTGAAGGGGAAACTGACCGGTATGTCCTTCCGCGTTCCTACCCTGGATGTGTCTGTGGTTGACCTGACCTGCCGTCTGGAGAAATCCGCTACGTATGAAGAAATCTGCGCAGCCGTGAAGGGAGCCTCCGAAAACGAGATGAAGGGTATTCTGGGCTATACCGAGGATGCCGTTGTTTCCTCCGATTTCCTGGGTGACCCCCGCACCTCCATTTTCGATGCAGAAGCAGGCATCATGCTCAATCCCAATTTTGTCAAGCTGGTTAGCTGGTATGACAATGAGTGGGGTTACAGCAACAAGGTGCTCGATTTGATCAAGCACATGTTCAGTGTCGATCATAAATAA
- a CDS encoding PocR ligand-binding domain-containing protein: MIRMRQDGSIDMGVLEINDIVDITLLQNFQDNFAVSMDCASVTVDRSGNPVTDPSSYSKFCDQYVHKSKIGDERCAHSHNRMGQEAARTGRPYVGQCHAGLIDFAAPIIVHDELIGTVLGGQLLSEKPKEDYYREVAKKIGSSEDGLVDAVKEIKVTEKRNINAAAEVLFIVVNTLAENGLAKIKLQMVAKQLANKFVDISATLEELAASAQSIGEQQKQLNQEIEQIGKFTREINGILKSISQIATNTMLLGFNSSIEAARAGEAGKGFAVVAREIQNLSESSKKTAENILQLTQQITTSIDSTLQSSQSTLYTTTEQTKAMENVSNAVQEIVGLADELDNMMKATR; encoded by the coding sequence ATGATTCGAATGAGGCAAGACGGCAGTATTGACATGGGTGTACTGGAAATAAACGATATTGTAGATATTACTTTGCTGCAAAATTTTCAAGACAACTTTGCAGTTAGCATGGACTGTGCAAGCGTGACGGTGGACAGAAGCGGAAATCCGGTTACTGACCCGAGTTCGTATTCGAAGTTTTGTGACCAATATGTACATAAAAGCAAAATTGGTGATGAAAGATGTGCCCACTCTCACAATCGGATGGGGCAGGAAGCCGCACGCACCGGAAGGCCCTATGTGGGGCAGTGTCATGCCGGGCTGATCGATTTTGCCGCCCCGATCATCGTCCACGACGAATTGATTGGAACCGTGCTGGGCGGACAGCTCCTTTCGGAAAAGCCTAAGGAAGATTATTACCGTGAAGTTGCAAAAAAAATCGGCTCCAGCGAAGATGGTCTTGTCGATGCGGTGAAAGAAATAAAAGTTACGGAAAAAAGAAATATTAATGCTGCGGCTGAAGTGCTGTTTATTGTGGTAAACACACTTGCGGAAAACGGGCTTGCAAAGATAAAACTGCAAATGGTCGCTAAGCAGCTGGCCAATAAGTTTGTCGATATTTCCGCTACTTTAGAGGAACTTGCGGCATCTGCCCAGAGTATTGGCGAACAGCAGAAGCAGTTGAATCAGGAAATTGAACAGATCGGAAAGTTCACACGGGAAATCAATGGCATATTAAAATCCATTTCTCAAATTGCGACGAACACCATGCTGCTTGGTTTTAATTCTTCGATTGAAGCGGCGCGAGCAGGAGAAGCCGGCAAAGGATTTGCCGTGGTTGCGCGGGAAATTCAAAATCTTTCGGAAAGTTCAAAAAAGACCGCAGAAAATATTTTACAACTTACACAGCAGATTACAACATCCATTGACAGTACGCTTCAAAGCTCACAGTCCACCTTATACACGACAACGGAACAGACAAAAGCAATGGAAAACGTGTCCAATGCGGTTCAGGAGATTGTCGGATTGGCGGACGAGCTTGACAATATGATGAAAGCTACCCGCTAA
- the spoIID gene encoding stage II sporulation protein D, whose product MKGKTAWCMILFLLLLLIPLIALGAKVPDKESGSPASSAVESSQSAPQSATGPPQSTQTAAVFKILDEPTGEVLTVDDKEFLYGAVATEMSPESPMEALKAQAVSAYTYYGRLRAQQKEKPDASLKGADFSADISGWKLYTTKAEMQKRWGTKFDTYYQTLGKVADAVYGQTLQSDGQLICATYYAISSGNTEAAKDIWGGDYSYLVPVASPSDVSASGYSTTVSLAAQQVQQAAQKQWGISLNGDPSAWFGKAERTTSGSVTNQTLGGKTVKGGEVRTAFGLRSANYTVTYAKDKFTFSVKGYGHGVGMSQAGAEYMAQHGSNYKQILEWYYPGAKLVST is encoded by the coding sequence ATGAAAGGAAAAACCGCATGGTGCATGATTTTATTCTTACTGCTGCTGCTCATCCCCTTGATCGCGCTGGGCGCAAAGGTGCCGGACAAAGAATCCGGCTCCCCTGCGTCTTCCGCCGTAGAAAGCAGCCAGTCTGCGCCACAGTCCGCAACCGGTCCGCCACAAAGCACCCAGACAGCCGCTGTTTTTAAGATTTTGGATGAGCCCACCGGAGAGGTGCTGACGGTTGATGATAAGGAATTCCTCTACGGAGCCGTCGCGACGGAGATGTCTCCCGAAAGCCCGATGGAAGCCCTCAAAGCGCAGGCGGTGAGCGCTTACACCTATTACGGCCGCCTGCGGGCGCAGCAGAAGGAGAAACCGGACGCCTCACTGAAGGGTGCGGATTTTTCGGCTGACATTTCCGGCTGGAAGCTCTACACCACCAAAGCGGAAATGCAGAAGCGCTGGGGCACCAAATTTGACACCTACTACCAGACGCTGGGAAAGGTAGCCGACGCGGTTTACGGCCAAACGCTGCAAAGCGACGGCCAATTGATCTGCGCGACGTATTACGCGATTTCCTCCGGCAATACGGAGGCTGCCAAAGACATTTGGGGTGGGGATTACAGCTACCTGGTGCCGGTTGCAAGCCCCAGCGACGTTAGCGCGAGTGGTTACAGCACCACCGTGTCTTTGGCCGCTCAGCAGGTGCAGCAAGCGGCACAGAAGCAATGGGGAATCTCTTTGAACGGCGACCCCTCCGCGTGGTTCGGCAAGGCGGAACGAACGACCTCCGGCTCTGTGACGAATCAAACGCTCGGCGGAAAAACCGTCAAGGGTGGCGAGGTTCGCACGGCGTTCGGCTTGCGCTCCGCAAATTACACAGTCACTTACGCCAAGGATAAATTCACCTTCTCAGTCAAGGGCTACGGCCACGGCGTGGGCATGAGCCAGGCCGGGGCGGAATACATGGCGCAACACGGCTCCAACTACAAGCAAATCCTTGAATGGTATTACCCCGGCGCGAAGCTTGTTTCCACCTGA
- the glgB gene encoding 1,4-alpha-glucan branching protein GlgB — protein sequence MSSKTQGSSLPLFLFHQGTNCKAYEYMGMHETERDGSPCMVCRVWAPNALSVSVAGEFNDWDADEYPMKKISQGVWEGYLPFVLPEYMSYKFCVGQADGTEVFKSDPYAFHFENGFGNASKYYSLDGFSWKDAAWKRRQAQKPHYNQPVNIYELHAGSWRRNPDDSPYSYRQLAEELLPYVKEMGYTHIELMPLTEYPFDGSWGYQVTGYFAPTSRYGTPKDFMYFVDQCHQVGIGVILDWVPAHFPKDENGLARFDGTPCYEYANPKKGEHKDWGTLVFDYGRSEVISFLISSAVFWLEQYHIDGIRVDAVASMLYLDYSRKAGEWIPNEQGGRENLEAVTFLQKLNEAVFEVSPHVMMIAEESTAWPLVSRPTYCGGLGFNYKWNMGWMNDMLRYMSLDPVYRRYNHDSLTFSFVYAFSENFILPISHDEVVHGKCSLINKMPGDNEEKLAGVRAFMSYMMAHPGKKLIFMGTEFGQFVEWNNEKQLEWFLLEYPLHQQAQCFFKALNHFYLENSALWQIDFSWEGFSWISNDDYTQSVISFRRIDQAGKELIVVCNFQPIQRENYCIGVPWDGVYQEVFSSDQIEFGGTGVTNGDSISSHPIPMHGYEQSVSLTLPPMSVFYLKCRRRRTQKNGSRLPKQPS from the coding sequence ATGTCATCGAAAACGCAGGGCTCCAGTTTGCCGCTTTTTCTGTTTCATCAAGGCACGAACTGCAAGGCTTATGAGTATATGGGCATGCATGAAACAGAACGGGACGGGTCCCCCTGCATGGTATGCCGGGTTTGGGCGCCGAACGCTCTTTCTGTTTCTGTTGCGGGCGAGTTCAACGACTGGGATGCCGACGAGTATCCGATGAAGAAAATCAGCCAGGGCGTTTGGGAGGGCTATTTGCCCTTTGTTCTGCCCGAGTACATGTCTTATAAATTCTGCGTTGGGCAGGCGGACGGCACCGAGGTATTTAAAAGCGATCCCTATGCCTTCCATTTTGAAAACGGTTTTGGGAACGCCTCCAAATATTATTCGTTGGATGGTTTTTCGTGGAAAGATGCGGCGTGGAAGCGCCGTCAGGCACAGAAGCCCCACTACAATCAGCCGGTGAATATTTACGAGTTGCACGCGGGCTCTTGGCGCAGAAATCCGGATGACAGCCCTTATTCCTACCGCCAGCTGGCCGAAGAGCTTCTTCCATATGTGAAAGAAATGGGGTATACGCACATTGAGCTGATGCCCCTCACGGAATATCCGTTTGACGGCTCCTGGGGCTACCAGGTGACAGGCTATTTTGCGCCGACCTCACGCTATGGCACGCCGAAGGATTTTATGTATTTTGTCGATCAATGCCACCAGGTGGGGATCGGCGTGATTCTCGACTGGGTTCCCGCTCACTTTCCCAAGGACGAAAACGGTCTGGCCCGCTTTGACGGTACCCCTTGCTATGAATATGCGAACCCAAAAAAGGGTGAGCATAAAGACTGGGGAACACTGGTGTTCGATTATGGCCGCAGTGAGGTGATCAGCTTTCTGATTTCCAGCGCAGTGTTCTGGTTGGAGCAGTACCATATTGACGGAATTCGGGTAGATGCGGTAGCGTCGATGCTGTATCTTGATTACAGCCGTAAGGCAGGCGAATGGATTCCCAACGAGCAGGGCGGGCGGGAGAATCTGGAGGCCGTTACGTTCCTTCAGAAGCTCAACGAAGCGGTGTTCGAGGTGTCGCCGCATGTGATGATGATTGCGGAGGAATCCACCGCGTGGCCGCTGGTTTCGCGCCCTACCTACTGCGGTGGGCTTGGCTTTAACTATAAGTGGAACATGGGCTGGATGAACGACATGCTGCGGTATATGTCGCTCGACCCGGTTTACCGCAGGTATAATCACGACAGCCTCACATTCTCATTTGTCTATGCTTTTTCCGAAAACTTTATCTTACCCATCTCACATGACGAGGTGGTACACGGTAAATGCTCGCTGATCAATAAAATGCCTGGCGATAATGAAGAAAAGCTTGCCGGTGTGCGTGCGTTTATGAGCTATATGATGGCGCATCCCGGGAAAAAGCTGATTTTTATGGGCACAGAATTCGGCCAGTTTGTTGAGTGGAATAATGAAAAGCAGCTGGAATGGTTCCTGCTGGAATATCCGCTGCATCAGCAGGCCCAGTGCTTCTTTAAAGCGCTGAATCACTTCTACCTGGAGAATTCCGCCCTGTGGCAGATTGATTTTTCGTGGGAGGGCTTTTCCTGGATTTCGAACGATGATTACACTCAGAGTGTTATTTCGTTCCGCCGGATCGATCAGGCGGGAAAAGAACTCATTGTCGTTTGTAATTTTCAGCCGATTCAAAGGGAAAACTACTGTATCGGCGTGCCGTGGGACGGCGTCTACCAGGAGGTGTTCTCTTCCGATCAAATCGAGTTTGGCGGTACCGGCGTTACCAACGGGGACTCCATTTCTTCTCATCCGATTCCCATGCACGGGTATGAACAAAGCGTCAGCCTTACGCTGCCGCCCATGTCCGTCTTCTATTTAAAATGCAGGCGGCGCCGTACGCAAAAGAACGGCAGCCGGTTGCCGAAACAGCCATCATAA
- the glgD gene encoding glucose-1-phosphate adenylyltransferase subunit GlgD, giving the protein MRGNNVVGLLFSNVHEERVRELTEKRAMASVPFGGRYRLIDFPLSNMVNCGINKVGVMTKSNYQSLTDHLGSGKAWDLSRKREGLYMLPPFGAQSSISNSRIDSLSAAFRFLSSSKEEYVLLSDCDIVANIDLKKVIAAHMEKQADITIVYRFGKVPPKVSNVGVLQLDPEFRVRDMLIDPRVEGECNYSMNILLIGRQLLMKLVEDCISRNLYDFPRDLLQRNIPHYRVYAHEFTGFMQVIHSMNAYFEANMALMLPQVRAQLFCPDRPIYTKVRDDMPARYGLGCHVTNSLVADGCQVDGEVHNCVLFRGVKVAKGAKLENCVIMQDSFIGRDSHLNYVVIDKDVEIKEERSLMGFQSYPVFISKGSIV; this is encoded by the coding sequence ATGCGCGGAAATAATGTGGTGGGGTTATTGTTCTCTAATGTACATGAAGAAAGAGTGCGTGAGCTGACAGAAAAACGCGCGATGGCCTCTGTGCCGTTCGGCGGGCGTTACCGTCTGATCGATTTCCCTCTCTCCAATATGGTCAACTGCGGCATCAATAAGGTCGGGGTCATGACCAAGAGCAACTACCAGTCGTTGACGGATCATCTGGGCTCCGGCAAAGCATGGGATTTGTCCCGTAAACGCGAGGGCCTTTATATGCTGCCGCCGTTTGGGGCGCAAAGCTCGATTTCCAACAGCCGTATCGATTCGCTTTCGGCCGCGTTCCGTTTTCTTTCCAGCTCGAAAGAGGAATATGTGCTGCTCAGCGACTGCGATATTGTCGCAAACATTGACCTCAAAAAAGTGATTGCCGCCCATATGGAAAAGCAGGCGGATATTACGATTGTGTACCGGTTTGGCAAGGTTCCTCCAAAGGTGTCTAACGTTGGCGTATTGCAGCTGGACCCCGAATTCCGCGTGCGTGATATGCTGATTGATCCCCGCGTGGAGGGAGAATGCAATTACAGCATGAATATCCTCCTGATCGGCCGACAATTGCTGATGAAGCTAGTGGAGGATTGCATCAGCCGCAATCTGTACGATTTCCCGCGCGATCTGCTGCAGCGCAACATTCCGCATTACCGCGTGTACGCTCATGAATTTACCGGCTTTATGCAGGTTATCCACTCCATGAACGCGTATTTTGAGGCCAACATGGCGTTGATGCTGCCGCAGGTACGCGCCCAGCTCTTCTGCCCTGACCGTCCCATCTACACCAAGGTGCGCGACGATATGCCCGCGCGCTATGGCCTGGGCTGCCACGTGACCAATTCGCTGGTGGCCGACGGCTGCCAGGTGGACGGTGAGGTTCACAATTGCGTGCTGTTCCGTGGGGTTAAGGTGGCGAAGGGTGCAAAGCTTGAAAATTGCGTCATTATGCAGGACAGCTTCATCGGCCGCGACAGTCACCTGAATTATGTGGTCATCGATAAGGATGTAGAAATCAAGGAAGAACGCTCTCTGATGGGATTCCAGTCCTATCCGGTCTTTATCAGTAAGGGGAGTATTGTATAA